The proteins below come from a single Desulfuromonadales bacterium genomic window:
- a CDS encoding YbaB/EbfC family nucleoid-associated protein, with translation MSKGLGNIMKQAQLMQQKMARMQEELEGRQVEASAGGGMVTAVVNGKQQLLSLKIEKSVVDPEDVEMLQDLVIAAVNEAVKKSQEMMQAEMGKITGGFNLPGLM, from the coding sequence ATGTCCAAAGGTTTGGGAAACATCATGAAGCAGGCGCAGCTCATGCAGCAGAAAATGGCGCGTATGCAGGAGGAACTGGAAGGCCGCCAGGTCGAGGCCTCGGCGGGCGGCGGAATGGTGACGGCAGTGGTCAACGGCAAGCAGCAACTGCTGTCGCTGAAGATCGAGAAGAGCGTGGTCGATCCGGAAGATGTGGAGATGCTTCAGGACCTGGTCATCGCCGCGGTCAACGAGGCGGTCAAGAAGAGCCAGGAGATGATGCAGGCCGAAATGGGCAAAATCACCGGCGGCTTCAACCTCCCCGGCCTCATGTAG
- the recR gene encoding recombination mediator RecR encodes MLDSIPSFARLVAELAKFPGIGQKTATRLAFFILRQPPVEAEALAAAIRELKAKVRFCSNCFHITESDPCSLCVDPGRDDRLLCIVEEPQDLIAIERSRSFRGRYHVLHGALSPLDGIGPDELRIRELVSRLESGQVQEAVVATNFTVEGEATALYLARLIRPLGIRVTRLAHGIPMGSDLEYVDEATVNRAVEGRREIQ; translated from the coding sequence ATGCTAGATTCCATCCCATCTTTCGCCCGGCTGGTCGCCGAGTTGGCCAAATTCCCGGGGATCGGACAGAAAACGGCGACCCGGCTGGCTTTTTTTATTCTGCGCCAGCCGCCCGTCGAGGCCGAAGCCTTGGCAGCAGCCATCCGGGAGCTGAAGGCAAAGGTTCGTTTCTGCTCGAATTGCTTCCATATTACGGAAAGCGATCCCTGCTCCCTCTGTGTCGACCCGGGTCGCGATGACCGGTTGCTTTGCATCGTCGAAGAGCCACAGGATTTAATCGCCATCGAGCGCAGCCGCTCCTTTCGCGGCCGCTACCATGTGCTGCACGGGGCGCTTTCTCCTCTCGACGGCATCGGCCCCGATGAACTGCGGATTCGCGAACTGGTCTCCCGCCTTGAATCAGGGCAGGTGCAGGAAGCGGTGGTCGCCACCAATTTCACCGTCGAAGGGGAAGCCACGGCCCTCTACCTGGCCAGGCTGATCCGGCCCCTCGGCATCCGCGTTACGCGTCTGGCGCATGGCATCCCCATGGGAAGCGACCTGGAGTATGTCGACGAGGCGACCGTCAACCGAGCCGTGGAAGGCCGCCGGGAAATCCAGTGA